The Humulus lupulus chromosome 4, drHumLupu1.1, whole genome shotgun sequence genome has a window encoding:
- the LOC133830398 gene encoding protein transport protein SEC23 F-like isoform X3, producing MFFLSKDFNLVIIMLSIKSFNKIKYDLLQVFNTSPDETAYFRMILYRENVANSVVMIQPSLISYSFHSGPEAALLDVAAIAADRILLLDSYFSVVISHGSIIAQWRKAGYHNMPEHQAFAQLLQAPHVDADAIVKERFPVPRLVVCDQYGSQNPSATYNNDTPLPGVDVIFTDDVSFEVFLDHLQRLAVQ from the exons atgttttttctttcaaaagaTTTCAATTTGGTTATTATCATGCTGTCAATTAAAAGTTTTAATAAAATCAAATATGATTTATTACAGGTTTTTAACACCAGCCCAGATGAGACTGCATATTTCAGAATGATCCTATATCGGGAAAATGTTGCCAATTCAGTTGTCATGATTCAGCCTTCGTTGATCTCATACTCATTTCATTCAGGCCCAGAAGCAGCACTTCTTGATGTTGCTGCCATTGCAGCTGACAGGATTTTACTTTTGGATTCTTATTTTTCTGTTGTGATTTCTCATGGCTCAATTATTGCTCAGTGGCGAAAAGCTGGATATCATAATATGCCTGAACATCAG GCATTTGCCCAGTTGCTGCAAGCTCCTCATGTTGATGCAGATGCAATAGTGAAGGAAAGATTTCCGGTTCCTCGCTTAGTGGTTTGTGATCAGTATGGTTCTCAG AATCCGTCGGCTACATACAACAATGACACTCCTCTACCTGGCGTCGATGTCATCTTTACGGACGATGTGAGTTTTGAAGTCTTCTTGGATCATCTCCAGAGATTAGCAGTTCAATAA
- the LOC133830398 gene encoding protein transport protein SEC23 F-like isoform X1 encodes MFFLSKDFNLVIIMLSIKSFNKIKYDLLQVFNTSPDETAYFRMILYRENVANSVVMIQPSLISYSFHSGPEAALLDVAAIAADRILLLDSYFSVVISHGSIIAQWRKAGYHNMPEHQAFAQLLQAPHVDADAIVKERFPVPRLVVCDQYGSQLDAFLCKARFLLAKQNPSATYNNDTPLPGVDVIFTDDVSFEVFLDHLQRLAVQ; translated from the exons atgttttttctttcaaaagaTTTCAATTTGGTTATTATCATGCTGTCAATTAAAAGTTTTAATAAAATCAAATATGATTTATTACAGGTTTTTAACACCAGCCCAGATGAGACTGCATATTTCAGAATGATCCTATATCGGGAAAATGTTGCCAATTCAGTTGTCATGATTCAGCCTTCGTTGATCTCATACTCATTTCATTCAGGCCCAGAAGCAGCACTTCTTGATGTTGCTGCCATTGCAGCTGACAGGATTTTACTTTTGGATTCTTATTTTTCTGTTGTGATTTCTCATGGCTCAATTATTGCTCAGTGGCGAAAAGCTGGATATCATAATATGCCTGAACATCAG GCATTTGCCCAGTTGCTGCAAGCTCCTCATGTTGATGCAGATGCAATAGTGAAGGAAAGATTTCCGGTTCCTCGCTTAGTGGTTTGTGATCAGTATGGTTCTCAG CTTGATGCATTTTTGTGCAAGGCTCGGTTTCTTTTGGCGAAACAGAATCCGTCGGCTACATACAACAATGACACTCCTCTACCTGGCGTCGATGTCATCTTTACGGACGATGTGAGTTTTGAAGTCTTCTTGGATCATCTCCAGAGATTAGCAGTTCAATAA
- the LOC133830398 gene encoding protein transport protein SEC23 F-like isoform X2, with translation MFFLSKDFNLVIIMLSIKSFNKIKYDLLQVFNTSPDETAYFRMILYRENVANSVVMIQPSLISYSFHSGPEAALLDVAAIAADRILLLDSYFSVVISHGSIIAQWRKAGYHNMPEHQAFAQLLQAPHVDADAIVKERFPVPRLVVCDQYGSQARFLLAKQNPSATYNNDTPLPGVDVIFTDDVSFEVFLDHLQRLAVQ, from the exons atgttttttctttcaaaagaTTTCAATTTGGTTATTATCATGCTGTCAATTAAAAGTTTTAATAAAATCAAATATGATTTATTACAGGTTTTTAACACCAGCCCAGATGAGACTGCATATTTCAGAATGATCCTATATCGGGAAAATGTTGCCAATTCAGTTGTCATGATTCAGCCTTCGTTGATCTCATACTCATTTCATTCAGGCCCAGAAGCAGCACTTCTTGATGTTGCTGCCATTGCAGCTGACAGGATTTTACTTTTGGATTCTTATTTTTCTGTTGTGATTTCTCATGGCTCAATTATTGCTCAGTGGCGAAAAGCTGGATATCATAATATGCCTGAACATCAG GCATTTGCCCAGTTGCTGCAAGCTCCTCATGTTGATGCAGATGCAATAGTGAAGGAAAGATTTCCGGTTCCTCGCTTAGTGGTTTGTGATCAGTATGGTTCTCAG GCTCGGTTTCTTTTGGCGAAACAGAATCCGTCGGCTACATACAACAATGACACTCCTCTACCTGGCGTCGATGTCATCTTTACGGACGATGTGAGTTTTGAAGTCTTCTTGGATCATCTCCAGAGATTAGCAGTTCAATAA
- the LOC133830397 gene encoding 14-3-3-like protein 16R, whose protein sequence is MAVTREDNVYMAKLAEQAERYDEMADFMKKLVTGDLDVGELTVEERNLFSVAYKNMVGARRASWRIVSSIEQKEETRGNAEHVSTIKDYRSKIENELASICGDILDLLEKKLVPSATAAESKVFYLKMKGDYHRYLAEFQNGSDRKEAAENTLSAYKAAQDIATTELPPTHPIRLGLALNFSVFYYEILNSPDRACTLAKQAFDDAIAELDTLGEESYKDSTLIMQLLRDNLTLWTSDMQDEGTDEIKEAPKPDGEQ, encoded by the exons ATGGCGGTCACACGCGAAGACAATGTTTACATGGCCAAACTGGCCGAACAGGCCGAGCGTTACGACGAGATGGCTGATTTCATGAAAAAGCTCGTCACCGGAGATCTCGATGTCGGCGAGCTCACAGTCGAGGAGCGCAACCTCTTCTCCGTCGCTTACAAGAACATGGTCGGAGCTCGCCGCGCCTCGTGGCGGATCGTCTCCTCCATTGAGCAGAAGGAGGAGACTCGCGGCAATGCCGAACACGTGTCCACCATTAAGGACTACAGGTCCAAGATCGAGAACGAGCTCGCCTCCATATGCGGCGACATTCTGGATCTGCTCGAGAAGAAGCTCGTTCCTTCCGCTACCGCCGCTGAATCCAAGGTCTTTTACCTGAAAATGAAGGGTGATTATCACAGGTACCTCGCTGAATTCCAAAATGGTTCCGATCGAAAGGAGGCCGCCGAGAATACCCTCTCTGCCTACAAGGCCGCTCAG GACATTGCAACTACTGAACTTCCCCCAACTCATCCCATCCGCCTAGGATTGGCACTCAACTTCTCTGTATTTTACTATGAGATCTTGAATTCTCCTGATCGGGCTTGCACTCTTGCAAAGCAG GCTTTTGACGATGCAATAGCCGAGCTGGATACATTAGGTGAGGAATCCTACAAGGATAGCACTTTGATAATGCAGCTTCTTCGTGATAATCTCACTTTGTGGACCTCAGACATGCAG GATGAGGGCACAGATGAGATTAAAGAAGCACCTAAGCCAGACGGTGAGCAATAG